The following proteins are encoded in a genomic region of Methanoculleus bourgensis MS2:
- the mcrD gene encoding methyl-coenzyme M reductase operon protein D: MTKAELPQVRIVPLRMLKPETTERLLNTLAGIAGIRRMMIHGPGLPATVPYGPARGSPNPHSDRRAIHVGDAEIALAIQAGEVILEVEDSSVIEEIRSHCDDFFTEFPYQLQEGRFMKTAPTLVDYAKFGPDADTTLIGLADPRSGEDPVVIRRGQ, from the coding sequence ATGACGAAAGCCGAATTACCCCAGGTCAGGATTGTGCCGCTTCGGATGCTCAAACCTGAGACGACAGAGCGCCTGCTCAATACGCTTGCCGGCATCGCCGGCATCCGCCGGATGATGATCCACGGTCCCGGTCTGCCGGCCACCGTCCCGTACGGACCGGCACGGGGGAGCCCAAACCCGCACTCCGATCGCAGGGCGATCCATGTCGGCGATGCCGAGATCGCGCTCGCTATCCAGGCGGGTGAGGTCATCCTGGAGGTCGAGGATTCTTCGGTCATCGAGGAGATCCGGTCGCACTGCGACGATTTCTTCACGGAGTTCCCCTACCAGCTCCAGGAGGGCAGGTTCATGAAGACCGCTCCGACGCTCGTGGATTACGCGAAGTTCGGCCCCGATGCCGACACAACGCTCATCGGCCTTGCGGACCCCCGTTCCGGGGAAGACCCGGTGGTTATCCGGAGAGGACAGTGA
- the mcrB gene encoding coenzyme-B sulfoethylthiotransferase subunit beta — MAKYSETIDLYSDDGKLLKSGVSLDRISPLVNPATSKIIDLTKRTINVNLGGIQDALKNGKLGQGKIKGRELDLPIMENKDAIVAKIKEMIQVEEGDDTEILEFNGGKLQLVQVPAKRLINAATYDAAITAVASATTYAIVDQFNVDAFNASTVKAACWGGYPHTQDMKGSLVTSILNIPQNNEGLGYALRNIPVNHVVMMTNRNALQGAALSSTLETAGIFEMGSAIGPFERATLLAYAYQGLNANNMVYDLVKANGQTGTVGTVVQSLVERAIEDKVITPGKKGGYFQFYDTKDPMLWNAYTAAGSMAATIVNCGAGRFAQAVSSTLLYFNDLLEHETGLPSSDYGRVMGTAVGFSFFSHSIYGGGGPGIFNGNHVVTRHANGVAIPCVVAAAALDAGTQMFSPENTSKIFADTYGKIDVFNKPINQIANGA; from the coding sequence ATGGCTAAATACTCGGAAACAATCGATCTCTATTCTGATGATGGGAAGCTGCTCAAGAGCGGCGTCTCCCTCGACAGAATCAGCCCGCTGGTTAACCCGGCCACAAGTAAGATCATCGACCTGACCAAGAGAACAATCAACGTAAACCTTGGGGGCATCCAGGATGCGCTCAAGAACGGAAAACTTGGACAGGGCAAGATCAAGGGAAGAGAACTGGATCTCCCCATCATGGAGAACAAGGACGCCATCGTCGCCAAGATCAAGGAGATGATCCAGGTTGAAGAAGGTGATGACACCGAGATCCTGGAGTTCAACGGAGGAAAGCTCCAGCTTGTCCAGGTCCCGGCGAAGCGCCTGATCAACGCGGCCACCTACGATGCAGCAATCACCGCGGTCGCCTCCGCGACCACCTACGCGATCGTCGACCAGTTCAATGTCGACGCTTTCAACGCTTCCACCGTCAAGGCGGCCTGCTGGGGCGGTTACCCGCACACCCAGGACATGAAGGGCTCGCTCGTTACGTCGATCCTGAACATCCCCCAGAACAACGAAGGTCTCGGCTACGCGCTCCGGAACATCCCGGTCAACCACGTCGTGATGATGACCAACAGGAACGCCCTGCAGGGCGCTGCACTCTCATCCACGCTCGAGACCGCCGGTATCTTCGAGATGGGATCCGCCATCGGACCCTTCGAGCGTGCCACGCTGCTCGCCTACGCCTACCAGGGCCTGAACGCGAACAACATGGTCTACGACCTCGTCAAGGCAAACGGCCAGACTGGAACCGTTGGTACGGTTGTCCAGAGCCTGGTCGAGCGTGCTATCGAGGACAAGGTCATCACCCCCGGCAAGAAGGGCGGATACTTCCAGTTCTACGACACGAAGGACCCCATGCTCTGGAACGCCTACACTGCTGCGGGATCCATGGCAGCCACCATCGTCAACTGTGGTGCCGGACGGTTCGCCCAGGCAGTCTCCTCGACGCTCCTGTACTTCAACGACCTGCTTGAGCACGAGACCGGTCTCCCGAGCAGCGACTACGGCCGTGTCATGGGTACCGCTGTCGGGTTCTCGTTCTTCAGCCACTCGATCTACGGTGGCGGCGGCCCCGGTATCTTCAACGGCAACCACGTCGTGACCCGCCACGCAAACGGTGTGGCCATCCCGTGTGTGGTCGCTGCAGCGGCACTCGATGCCGGAACCCAGATGTTCTCGCCCGAGAACACGTCGAAGATCTTCGCCGACACCTACGGTAAGATCGATGTGTTCAACAAGCCGATCAACCAGATCGCAAACGGAGCCTGA